One genomic region from Xenopus laevis strain J_2021 chromosome 2L, Xenopus_laevis_v10.1, whole genome shotgun sequence encodes:
- the olfml3.L gene encoding olfactomedin-like protein 3 precursor (The RefSeq protein has 1 substitution compared to this genomic sequence) yields MAGIVACILLVFVTVITAQPQAVFLEYIQGRMGVLEERIAQWHDQSSRFSGELRDFKNQVLKMLENIEKERDSLRNEMENTNVRVNRLEREVDYIETQNPAPPCVEIDEKLSDHHGAKKKKKEKYQKITDCSDTISQVTAMKILKRFGSSAGLWTKDLAGNSDRIYVFDGAGNDTVYMYPRMKEFTLSSPTRKAAKIRLPFPWIGTGHIVYDGNLYYIRQDNEFQVIKFSLANKTIIDSAVLPIEQQVPVYGLSKFNYIDIVADEEGLWVIYATKENEKNICLAKLDPSSLSIEQMWDTPCPIENAESAFVVCGSLYVVYNTKLPSRSRIQCVFDVSGTISSENVPIVYFPKRYGSHSSMKYNPREKQIYAWDDGYQIIYKLNMKHRDELY; encoded by the exons ATGGCTGGGATTGTGGCCTGCATCCTTCTTGTATTTGTCACTGTGATCACTGCCCAGCCACAGGCAGTTTTTTTGGAGTATATACAAGGAAGGATGGGTGTTCTGGAG GAGAGAATAGCACAGTGGCATGACCAGAGTAGTCGGTTTAGTGGAGAACTTCGGGATTTCAAAAATCAAGTCCTGAAAATGCTTGAGAATATTGAGAAGGAACGGGATAGTTTAAGAAATGAGATGGAGAACACCAATGTTCGAGTGAACCGGTTGGAGCGAGAGGTGGACTACATTGAAACACAGAACCCTGCCCCACCATGTGTGGAGATCGATGAAAAGTTGACAGATCATCATGGTgccaagaaaaagaagaaagagaaatatCAGAAGATAACAG ATTGCAGTGACACCATATCTCAAGTTACTGCCATGAAGATTTTGAAACGCTTTGGGAGCTCTGCAGGCCTTTGGACCAAGGACCTAGCTGGAAATTCAGATCGGATCTACGTCTTTGATGGGGCTGGTAATGACACTGTGTATATGTATCCCCGTATGAAAGAATTTACCCTTTCATCTCCCACCCGCAAGGCAGCCAAGATTAGGCTTCCATTTCCTTGGATTGGCACAGGACATATTGTTTATGATGGCAACCTCTACTATATCCGGCAAGACAATGAATTTCAGGTCATCAAGTTCAGCTTGGCCAACAAAACTATTATTGATAGTGCTGTCTTACCAATTGAACAACAAGTCCCAGTGTATGGTCTATCAAAATTTAACTACATAGACATTGTTGCTGATGAAGAAGGGCTTTGGGTCATTTATGCCACTAAAGAAAACGAGAAAAACATCTGCTTAGCCAAACTGGATCCAAGTAGCCTTAGCATTGAGCAGATGTGGGACACGCCATGCCCCATAGAAAATGCTGAAAGTGCTTTTGTGGTCTGTGGTTCTCTCTATGTAGTGTATAACACTAAGCTTCCAAGTCGTTCACGGATCCAGTGTGTTTTTGATGTCAGCGGTACCATATCTAGTGAAAATGTGCCCATTGTTTACTTTCCAAAGCGGTATGGGTCCCATTCCAGCATGAAATATAACCCTAGGGAGAAACAGATTTATGCTTGGGATGATGGCTACCAGATTATATACAAACTAAACATGAAGCATAGAGATGAACTTTATTAG